In one window of Nitrospinota bacterium DNA:
- a CDS encoding ammonium transporter, with protein sequence MEKEIITLGNSGDVLFMMLGAVMVFAMHGGFAFLEVGTVRRKNQVNALVKILSDFAVCTVIYFTIGYGIAYGVTFFRSAPDLVGTNQGYELVHFFFLLTFAAAIPAIISGGIAERSKFWTQALAAGIFVAFAYPLFEGMVWGQINFLGQEGSWLAGISGGIPFHDYAGSVVVHSFGGWIALAAVIVLGPRIGRWDSKGRSRPLPISSVPFMALGSWMLCVGWFGFNVMSAATMDGISGLVAVNSLFAMVGGILVALIVSKNDPGFIHNGALAGLVAICAGSDKVHPIGAFVIGGIAAIIFVKGFTWEQEKLKLDDVLGVWPLHGISGTWGGIACGIFGQEALGGMGGVSLIAQTVGSIIAIAISLGFGFAVYKVLDATFGIRLSKEEEMRGSDLTIHHLEANPEDISARFM encoded by the coding sequence ATGGAGAAGGAAATAATTACACTCGGCAACAGTGGCGATGTCTTATTTATGATGTTGGGAGCGGTCATGGTCTTTGCCATGCACGGTGGTTTTGCTTTTCTGGAAGTGGGAACGGTACGCAGAAAGAATCAAGTGAACGCCCTGGTAAAAATCCTTTCTGATTTTGCCGTGTGCACAGTTATTTATTTCACCATCGGTTATGGCATCGCTTATGGCGTTACCTTTTTTAGATCCGCCCCCGATCTGGTAGGGACTAATCAGGGATACGAGTTGGTCCATTTTTTCTTTTTACTGACCTTTGCCGCAGCGATTCCAGCAATCATCTCAGGTGGCATCGCGGAACGCTCCAAATTCTGGACCCAGGCATTGGCCGCAGGAATTTTCGTGGCCTTTGCCTACCCTTTGTTTGAGGGCATGGTTTGGGGACAGATCAACTTTCTCGGGCAGGAGGGTTCCTGGCTGGCAGGAATTTCCGGAGGAATCCCATTTCACGATTACGCGGGGTCGGTGGTGGTGCACTCCTTTGGCGGCTGGATCGCCCTGGCGGCCGTCATCGTTTTAGGCCCCCGAATAGGCCGCTGGGATTCTAAGGGAAGAAGCAGGCCCCTTCCTATCAGCAGTGTTCCTTTCATGGCTCTCGGGAGCTGGATGCTTTGCGTCGGATGGTTTGGATTCAACGTGATGTCTGCCGCGACCATGGACGGCATCTCCGGTCTTGTGGCAGTAAATTCCCTGTTCGCCATGGTGGGCGGCATATTGGTGGCTCTGATCGTATCGAAAAACGATCCCGGCTTCATTCACAACGGAGCCCTGGCCGGGTTGGTTGCCATTTGTGCCGGGTCGGATAAAGTGCATCCCATTGGCGCTTTTGTCATAGGCGGAATTGCCGCTATTATCTTTGTTAAGGGATTCACCTGGGAACAGGAGAAACTGAAGCTCGACGATGTGTTGGGCGTTTGGCCCCTGCATGGCATCTCCGGGACCTGGGGCGGGATTGCCTGCGGCATTTTTGGTCAGGAAGCTTTGGGAGGCATGGGCGGCGTCAGCCTGATCGCTCAAACCGTCGGTTCCATCATCGCCATCGCTATTTCTCTGGGATTTGGGTTTGCCGTTTACAAAGTTTTGGATGCGACTTTTGGAATCCGTCTCTCCAAAGAGGAAGAAATGCGAGGGTCCGACCTCACCATTCATCACCTGGAGGCCAACCCTGAAGACATTTCGGCGCGGTTCATGTGA
- a CDS encoding tetratricopeptide repeat protein produces MKLHWIAALCLYCLIAGIALPAQAFEDRIEGYKKAIVADPKDYAPHFALGQIYQTLGLYDAAITEFKETLRLEPIFSAAYHGLGGSYGELGRFSESEAAYLEATRLDPNYAEGQYGLGWVYSKLDKCKKALEPLRIAIGLKPELAAAHFTLGYYYIALGQPEKAIQEFKETLESTPLYVKAHLGLGHSYLAMKKYGPAIAAFQDALELNPGFHEAYTGIGQAHILSGHYKDALAPLKSALLINPRDDKAYDALGQAYQKLKDHKKALAAFRQLAKIKYRDPVAHFKLGQAHANLGQTSNALKSFKEAIKWNPDYAAAYFQIAWLYEKLKQYSEALKNYSEVVRVQPNNSRAYYNMANIHEHMKRYNLAADAYKQVLKINPKYKTAHERLGENYLKLKWYEPARDAFKMAIALNPKFAAVQYNLGFTLIELQQYQEAIAPLTAAIKLNPKYPNAQNELGFAYVSLKQYKEAIQPLNQAVQTDPVNPLTRLSLGIAYSEQGRYQEALPHLEKSIQIAPKVSKAQYFLGMAYAQSGQFESAVMPLQTAIDLTPDFLEGYNRLGAVFVELKRYDDAVKIFQAGTHLDPHYLNGYVNMGSIHTLLENHEQAIQDFKEVIRIAPDHVQAHYKLGLIYDLLGRFDESVAEYNKVMQIDPEFADVYSSLGWVFLEMNRPSEAITPLKKAIQLNPANADAYFNLGWALGEIYNFKEAARQFEEAIRLNPNHSGAQERLGMAKRMLNGDIQKKNERNHSKTQKSNQPVIIITP; encoded by the coding sequence ATGAAACTTCACTGGATAGCCGCTCTATGCCTCTATTGTCTGATCGCCGGTATCGCCCTGCCCGCGCAGGCTTTTGAGGACAGGATTGAGGGATATAAAAAAGCCATCGTGGCCGATCCGAAGGATTACGCTCCCCATTTTGCCCTGGGGCAGATCTATCAGACTCTGGGACTCTATGATGCGGCTATTACGGAATTCAAAGAAACCCTGCGTCTCGAGCCTATTTTTTCAGCCGCCTATCATGGCCTTGGCGGCAGTTATGGCGAGCTTGGGCGTTTTTCGGAATCCGAAGCGGCCTATCTGGAAGCGACCCGCCTCGATCCCAACTATGCGGAAGGTCAATACGGCCTGGGTTGGGTGTACAGCAAGCTGGACAAATGTAAAAAGGCTCTCGAACCTTTAAGGATTGCCATTGGCTTAAAACCGGAACTGGCGGCGGCGCATTTCACTCTAGGGTACTATTATATCGCTCTCGGCCAGCCTGAGAAAGCCATCCAGGAATTTAAAGAAACCCTGGAATCAACCCCTCTATACGTTAAAGCGCATCTGGGTCTGGGCCATAGTTACCTGGCCATGAAAAAATATGGCCCGGCAATCGCCGCTTTTCAGGATGCTCTTGAACTCAACCCCGGTTTTCATGAGGCCTACACGGGAATCGGACAAGCCCACATCCTGTCCGGGCATTACAAGGATGCCCTGGCCCCGCTCAAGTCCGCTCTCTTGATCAACCCCAGGGACGACAAGGCTTACGATGCCCTGGGGCAAGCCTACCAAAAACTAAAGGATCACAAAAAAGCCCTCGCAGCATTTCGACAACTGGCCAAAATCAAATATCGTGACCCCGTCGCACATTTCAAGCTGGGGCAAGCCCACGCCAATCTGGGGCAAACATCCAATGCCCTCAAAAGTTTTAAAGAAGCGATTAAATGGAACCCTGATTACGCCGCCGCCTACTTTCAAATCGCCTGGCTTTACGAAAAGTTAAAACAATATTCCGAAGCGCTAAAAAATTATAGTGAGGTGGTGCGCGTCCAACCGAACAATAGCCGCGCGTACTATAACATGGCAAATATACATGAGCACATGAAACGCTATAATCTGGCGGCGGACGCCTACAAACAAGTGCTTAAAATCAACCCAAAATACAAGACGGCTCACGAACGATTGGGAGAAAATTATCTCAAACTAAAATGGTACGAACCCGCACGCGATGCCTTTAAAATGGCGATTGCACTCAATCCAAAATTTGCGGCAGTCCAATACAATCTCGGGTTCACCCTCATCGAACTGCAACAGTATCAGGAGGCTATCGCCCCGTTAACAGCCGCCATCAAACTGAACCCAAAATATCCGAACGCCCAAAACGAACTGGGATTTGCCTATGTGAGCCTGAAACAATACAAGGAAGCCATCCAGCCCTTAAACCAGGCCGTTCAGACCGATCCCGTCAACCCGTTGACTCGTTTGAGCCTGGGGATCGCCTACAGTGAACAGGGCCGCTACCAAGAGGCCCTGCCCCACCTGGAAAAATCCATCCAAATCGCTCCCAAAGTTTCCAAAGCTCAATATTTTCTGGGAATGGCTTACGCGCAATCGGGCCAGTTCGAGAGTGCTGTGATGCCGCTGCAAACGGCGATCGACCTGACACCCGATTTCCTGGAGGGCTACAACCGGCTGGGAGCCGTGTTTGTGGAATTAAAACGTTATGATGACGCGGTCAAAATATTTCAGGCAGGAACCCATCTGGACCCACACTATTTGAATGGATATGTAAACATGGGTTCCATTCACACCTTGCTCGAAAACCATGAGCAAGCCATTCAGGATTTCAAAGAGGTGATTCGAATTGCCCCGGATCATGTCCAGGCTCACTATAAACTGGGCCTCATCTACGATTTGCTTGGGCGCTTCGATGAATCGGTTGCAGAATATAATAAGGTCATGCAAATCGACCCTGAATTTGCCGATGTCTATTCCAGCCTGGGGTGGGTATTTCTGGAAATGAACCGTCCCTCAGAGGCGATCACTCCCCTTAAAAAGGCCATTCAATTGAACCCCGCCAATGCCGATGCCTATTTCAACCTGGGATGGGCATTGGGGGAAATATACAATTTCAAGGAAGCGGCCCGTCAGTTCGAGGAAGCCATCCGTTTAAACCCCAACCATAGCGGCGCACAGGAAAGGTTGGGAATGGCTAAAAGAATGTTGAACGGCGATATACAGAAAAAAAATGAAAGAAACCATTCCAAAACCCAAAAATCGAACCAGCCGGTGATTATCATCACTCCCTAG
- a CDS encoding NAD(P)H-dependent oxidoreductase subunit E, whose amino-acid sequence METNDTALATDTSPEEEEKPIDLAAGREVISQIPDTPNSRRYLIPTLQKIQNAYRFLPDPVIKLLMARLRISRAEIYGIISFYPQLMITEPGKYIIKLCYGTACFVKGAEIIANKIYEKYHIRPGDTDKSKLFTMQTASCLGNCGAAPMAIIGEDTYGTIDPEQTLPMLGCYKLEEDAPVAEAEEITSE is encoded by the coding sequence ATGGAAACCAACGATACGGCACTAGCAACTGATACCAGCCCCGAGGAAGAAGAAAAGCCGATAGATCTGGCTGCGGGAAGGGAAGTTATCAGCCAGATTCCTGATACGCCTAATAGCAGGCGATATCTCATTCCCACCCTGCAGAAAATCCAGAATGCCTACCGTTTTCTCCCTGATCCGGTAATCAAGCTCCTGATGGCCAGGTTGCGGATTTCTCGCGCGGAAATTTACGGAATCATCTCTTTCTATCCCCAGCTCATGATCACCGAGCCTGGAAAATACATTATCAAACTCTGTTATGGCACGGCCTGCTTTGTCAAAGGAGCAGAGATCATCGCCAATAAAATTTACGAAAAATATCATATCCGCCCCGGTGATACGGACAAGAGCAAGCTATTTACAATGCAAACCGCCTCCTGTCTCGGAAACTGCGGAGCGGCCCCCATGGCCATCATCGGGGAGGATACTTACGGAACCATTGATCCTGAACAAACACTGCCAATGCTGGGTTGCTACAAGCTTGAAGAGGATGCGCCCGTGGCAGAGGCTGAGGAGATAACGTCTGAATGA